A genomic window from Streptomyces sp. HUAS YS2 includes:
- a CDS encoding ABC transporter substrate-binding protein has product MTVVIGVHRSNPSLYHLSRLGYAEEELAALGKTVTWHPYTDGVRTGALLAEGTIDFGGTGSTPPITAQAAGHDIVYTAVSAPRPDHGALLVPEDSPVRTVADLKGGTVHLAVGSWQTHLVAKALDDAGLSYTTDITPVRGNSGSEEKLRSGAIAAWVAQGAELVAARRAGGLRTLIRTGEVISDRSVFFTRRDLAEQRPEVVEALTRALRRADAWAAAHPREAAETAAADQGGTVDDWETALRALPWEIEEVTEAFIAEQQLAADVFHRTGFIERAVTVADALPRKA; this is encoded by the coding sequence ATGACCGTCGTCATCGGTGTCCACCGCAGCAACCCCTCCCTCTACCACCTCTCCCGCCTCGGCTACGCGGAGGAGGAGCTCGCCGCCCTCGGCAAGACCGTGACCTGGCACCCGTACACCGACGGGGTCCGCACCGGCGCCCTTCTCGCCGAAGGCACCATCGACTTCGGCGGCACCGGCTCCACCCCGCCCATCACCGCGCAGGCGGCCGGCCACGACATCGTCTACACCGCCGTCTCCGCGCCCCGCCCCGACCACGGCGCGCTCCTCGTTCCCGAGGACAGCCCGGTCCGTACCGTCGCCGACCTCAAGGGCGGCACCGTCCACCTCGCCGTCGGCTCCTGGCAGACCCACCTGGTCGCGAAGGCCCTGGACGACGCGGGCCTCTCGTACACCACGGACATCACCCCCGTGCGCGGGAACTCCGGCAGCGAGGAGAAACTGCGCTCCGGCGCGATCGCCGCCTGGGTCGCGCAGGGCGCCGAGCTGGTCGCCGCCCGACGCGCCGGCGGTCTGCGCACCCTGATCCGCACCGGCGAGGTCATCAGCGACCGGTCCGTCTTCTTCACCCGCCGCGACCTGGCCGAGCAGCGGCCCGAGGTGGTCGAGGCGCTGACCCGGGCGCTGCGGCGGGCCGACGCGTGGGCCGCCGCCCATCCGCGCGAGGCCGCCGAGACGGCCGCCGCCGACCAGGGCGGCACGGTGGACGACTGGGAGACCGCGCTGCGCGCGCTGCCCTGGGAGATCGAGGAGGTCACGGAGGCGTTCATCGCCGAGCAGCAGCTGGCGGCCGACGTCTTCCACCGCACCGGTTTCATCGAGCGCGCGGTCACCGTCGCCGACGCCCTGCCCCGGAAGGCCTGA
- a CDS encoding LLM class flavin-dependent oxidoreductase produces the protein MTSPAPEVLWYIIPREGAYPWEPAGRRPVDLGYLRHLAGTVERLGYTGALLATDLYDVWPLGSALAASTSTRFKPLLAVHPGLISPTLLAKMALSFDNLFGGRLRFNVVNGSTRSLREYGLHVEHDERYELSAEYWSIVKRLTAGEVFDHKGRFYDLKDAGASFRDLRPVQEPHVPLWFGGSSAPGIEMAAEHVDVYLTWGEPPHLLKEKLDHVRARAAAHGRTLRIGLRLHLIVRDTEDEAWAAADRLLDVTSEATYARQLGERAGEDGVGWQRQFRQHGGKVPARARELETHPNLWPGMSLFRPGPGTAVVGSTAQVVERLKEFQELGVDTFILSGNPLLEEAYRVAETVLPALGVSR, from the coding sequence ATGACGTCCCCGGCACCCGAAGTCCTCTGGTACATCATCCCGCGCGAAGGCGCCTACCCGTGGGAGCCGGCGGGCCGCCGCCCGGTCGACCTCGGCTACCTCAGGCACCTCGCCGGAACGGTCGAACGCCTCGGCTACACGGGCGCGCTGCTCGCCACCGACCTGTACGACGTCTGGCCGCTCGGCTCCGCGCTCGCGGCCTCCACCAGCACCCGCTTCAAGCCTCTGCTCGCCGTGCACCCGGGGCTGATCTCGCCGACCCTGCTCGCCAAGATGGCCCTCAGCTTCGACAACCTCTTCGGCGGCCGGCTCCGCTTCAACGTCGTCAACGGCTCGACGAGATCCCTGCGGGAGTACGGGCTGCACGTCGAGCACGACGAGCGGTACGAGCTGAGCGCCGAGTACTGGTCGATCGTGAAGCGCCTCACCGCCGGCGAGGTCTTCGACCACAAGGGGCGCTTCTACGACCTGAAGGACGCCGGAGCCTCGTTCCGGGACCTGCGGCCGGTCCAGGAACCGCACGTCCCGCTCTGGTTCGGCGGTTCCTCGGCCCCCGGCATCGAGATGGCCGCCGAGCACGTCGACGTCTACCTCACCTGGGGCGAGCCGCCGCACCTGCTGAAGGAGAAGCTGGACCACGTACGGGCACGGGCCGCCGCCCACGGGCGGACCCTCCGCATCGGCCTGCGCCTCCACCTCATCGTCCGCGACACCGAGGACGAGGCCTGGGCCGCGGCCGACCGGCTCCTCGACGTCACCAGCGAGGCGACGTACGCCCGGCAGCTCGGCGAACGGGCGGGCGAGGACGGCGTGGGCTGGCAGCGACAGTTCCGGCAGCACGGCGGCAAGGTGCCGGCCCGCGCCCGCGAACTGGAGACCCACCCGAACCTCTGGCCCGGCATGAGCCTGTTCCGGCCCGGCCCGGGAACGGCGGTCGTCGGCTCGACGGCCCAGGTCGTGGAGCGCCTGAAGGAGTTCCAGGAGCTGGGCGTGGACACGTTCATTCTGTCCGGCAACCCGCTCCTGGAGGAGGCCTACCGGGTGGCCGAGACGGTGCTCCCGGCCCTGGGCGTCTCCCGCTGA
- a CDS encoding bile acid:sodium symporter family protein, which yields MSRRTTLLPSWLPIDPYILALHGTVGLAALLPASGAAADLVGGVSTGAIALLFFLYGVRLSTRDALDGLRHWRLHLMVLICTFAVFPLLGLAAKGLVPAVLTPPLYSGLLFLCLVPSTIQSSIAFTSVARGNVPAAICAGSFSSLAGIVLTPLLAAALLGGSAGGFSADSLLKIVFQLLVPFLAGQFLRRWIGSFLVRHKKVLGHVDRGSILLVVYTAFSQGMVQGIWSQVTPARLALLLAVEAVLLAVMLSLTWYGAKRLGFDRADRVAIQFAGSKKSLAAGLPMASVLFGAHASLAVLPLMLFHQMQLMVCAVIARRRAKDPEDRTDPSRGAPPQRETPRAGSTVSATR from the coding sequence ATGAGCCGCCGCACGACCCTGCTGCCGTCCTGGCTGCCGATCGACCCGTACATCCTGGCGCTGCACGGCACGGTCGGACTCGCCGCGCTGCTGCCCGCCTCGGGGGCCGCGGCGGACCTCGTCGGCGGGGTGTCGACCGGGGCGATCGCGCTGCTGTTCTTCCTGTACGGGGTCCGGCTCTCCACCCGCGACGCGCTCGACGGCCTGCGCCACTGGCGGCTCCACCTCATGGTCCTGATCTGTACCTTCGCGGTGTTCCCGCTGCTCGGGCTGGCGGCGAAGGGACTGGTCCCGGCGGTCCTCACCCCACCGTTGTACAGCGGACTGCTCTTCCTGTGCCTGGTGCCGTCCACCATCCAGTCCTCGATCGCCTTCACCTCGGTCGCGCGCGGCAACGTGCCCGCGGCGATCTGCGCGGGCTCGTTCTCGTCGCTCGCGGGGATCGTGCTCACGCCGCTGCTCGCCGCGGCCCTGCTCGGCGGCAGCGCGGGCGGCTTCTCCGCCGACTCCCTCCTGAAGATCGTCTTCCAGCTGCTCGTGCCGTTCCTGGCGGGCCAGTTCCTGCGCCGCTGGATCGGGTCCTTCCTGGTTAGGCACAAGAAGGTCCTCGGCCACGTGGACCGGGGCTCGATCCTGCTCGTCGTCTACACCGCCTTCAGCCAGGGCATGGTCCAGGGCATCTGGTCCCAGGTCACCCCGGCCCGGCTCGCGCTGCTGCTCGCCGTGGAGGCCGTGCTGCTGGCGGTGATGCTGTCGCTGACCTGGTACGGCGCGAAGCGCCTCGGCTTCGACCGGGCGGACCGCGTCGCCATCCAGTTCGCCGGCTCGAAGAAGAGCCTCGCCGCCGGCCTGCCCATGGCGAGCGTCCTCTTCGGCGCCCACGCCTCGCTGGCCGTCCTGCCGCTGATGCTCTTCCACCAGATGCAGCTGATGGTCTGCGCGGTCATCGCCAGGCGTCGCGCGAAGGACCCTGAGGACCGTACGGATCCGTCCCGGGGCGCCCCGCCTCAGCGGGAGACGCCCAGGGCCGGGAGCACCGTCTCGGCCACCCGGTAG
- a CDS encoding LysR substrate-binding domain-containing protein, with translation MYDTSQLRTFLAVAQTLSFTQAAHRLGVRQSTVSQHVRRLEDATGRPLFTRDTHSVELTEDGEAMLGFARTILQAHERAAAFFTGTRLRGRLRFGASEDFVLTRLPEILESFRREHPEVDLELTVELSGTLNARLEAGRLDLILAKRRGEETHGELVWQDALVWIGAPRLRLDPDRPVPLIVFPPPGITRARALEALEAQGRAWRIACTSSSLSANVAAARAGLGVMAHTRGLVPPGLEPVPARAGLPELGDVDFVLRKGRRRGAAQEAADALAAAILAGGDRLHRPR, from the coding sequence GTGTACGACACCTCCCAGCTCCGTACCTTCCTCGCGGTCGCGCAGACCCTGAGCTTCACGCAGGCCGCGCACCGGCTCGGGGTGCGGCAGTCGACGGTGAGCCAGCACGTGCGGCGGCTCGAGGACGCGACGGGCCGGCCGCTGTTCACGCGGGACACGCACAGCGTGGAGCTGACCGAGGACGGCGAGGCGATGCTCGGCTTCGCGCGGACGATCCTCCAGGCCCACGAGCGCGCCGCCGCCTTCTTCACCGGGACGCGGCTGCGCGGGCGGCTGCGGTTCGGGGCGTCGGAGGACTTCGTGCTGACCCGGCTGCCGGAGATCCTGGAGTCGTTCCGGCGCGAGCATCCCGAGGTCGACCTGGAGCTGACCGTCGAACTGTCGGGGACGCTGAACGCGCGGCTGGAGGCGGGGCGGCTCGATCTGATCCTGGCGAAGCGGCGGGGCGAGGAGACGCACGGCGAGCTGGTCTGGCAGGACGCGCTGGTGTGGATCGGCGCGCCGCGCCTGCGTCTCGATCCGGACCGGCCGGTCCCGCTGATCGTCTTCCCGCCGCCCGGGATCACCCGGGCCCGCGCGCTGGAGGCGCTGGAGGCGCAGGGCCGGGCGTGGCGGATCGCGTGCACGAGCAGCAGTCTGAGTGCGAACGTCGCCGCGGCGCGAGCGGGCCTGGGCGTGATGGCGCACACCCGGGGGCTCGTACCGCCGGGGCTCGAACCGGTCCCGGCGCGGGCCGGGCTGCCGGAACTGGGGGACGTGGACTTCGTGCTGCGCAAGGGCCGGCGGCGCGGGGCGGCGCAGGAGGCGGCGGACGCGCTGGCCGCGGCGATCCTGGCGGGCGGCGACCGCCTGCACCGTCCGCGCTGA